AAGAATAGTGCTGGATTAAGAATTGATGATAAAATTCTGAAAATGATGGTTTAATCTGGAAGAGGTAGTAAAATATTAATCTGTAAATAAGAGTTATATCGAATATCTGAGCTTCATCTACTTTGCTCTTTTTACTTTTAAATAATATTTATCATGAGTTTAAAAGTTTATTTTTTATATTTTTGTTTCCAAATTAGAAAACAATGAAAAAAGTATTAGCATTAGCATTTGTAGGAGGTTTATTCGTAGTAAACTGTTCAAAAAAGCCAAACCACGATTTGCAGGACAGCAACACGATGTTACCAGAACCGGATGCTCCGACAGTAGTAGATTCTACAGCGAAAAAAGCTGACACACCAGCTGCAGCGCCTGCATCGGCAACTGAAGCTCCTAAAACAGATTCTGCAGCAGCAAAATAATGAAAAAACTGTTTGTGACAGGGCTGGTAAGCTTGCTTATTATTTCCTGTTCTAAAAAAGAAAATCCATCGGTAGAGTCTTCTTCTGATGCAACTGATGTTTCTACACCTGCGCCAAGTAATCTTACGGGAGAGCAGATTATCGAAACATTGGATTGCTCAGGTTGCCATTCGCCGAGTGAAAGAATGATAGGACCTTCTTATAAGGAAATCGCAGAAAAATATTCTGAAAAAGATATTGAAATGCTGGCTTCAAAAATTATAGAAGGAGGAAGCGGAAATTGGGGAAGCGTACCTATGCAGCCTCATTCACAGGTGTCTAAAGAAGATGCTAAAAAAATGGTAGAATATATTCTGAGTCAGAAAAAATAAAATATGACTACTGAAAAATCCAGTCTGCACGCGAGAAATCTGCATCGGGATCCTTATGATTTTGATCTGCTGATTTCTTGTGTGCCGGAACTGAAACAATACGTTTTTGAGAATAAATATGGAACAAACACCATTAATTTCAGTATTCCAAAAGCGGTAAAACTTCTTAATAAGGCATTGTTGCAACATTTTTATAATGTTAAAAATTGGGATATTCCAGATGCCAATCTTTGTCCGCCCATTCCGGGAAGAGCAGATTATGTGCATTATATCGCCGATTTGCTGGCGGATCAACAAAAAGAAATTCCTGTAGGTTCATCTAGTCAGGGCTTGGATATTGGAACGGGTGCCAATCTGGTGTATCCTTTAATTGCCCATAGCTCTTATGGCTGGAAAATGTTGGGAACGGATATTAATGAAGATTCTTTACAGAATGCACAGCAAATTTTAGATAAAAATGTTGATTTACAGTCTGATATTCAATTAAAAAAACAGAAAAATTCTGATTATATTTTTAAGAATATTATTGATGCTAAAGACAGGTTTGCTTTTACCATGTGTAATCCTCCATTTCATGATTCTGAAGAAGCTGCCTTAAAGGGAAATCTTAGAAAAATGAAGAACTTAAATAAATCAAAAGTTCAAAAAGCTAATTTAAATTTCGGAGGACAACAATCTGAATTATGGTGTGAAGGCGGAGAAATCGCTTTTATCTCGAATATGATTCAGGAAAGTGCTTTGTTTGCCGATCAGGTTCTTTGGTTTACGTGTCTGGTTTCTAAAAAAGATAATTTACCCCGACTTCAAAAGCTTTTAACAAAGGTAAAAGCGTTGGATATTAGAATTATTGAAATGGCTCAGGGTCAGAAAATAAGCAGAATGTTAGCATGGACATTTATTTCTGAAGCGAAACGTAAAAATTGGTTTGCTTAATCTCAATTTCATTCAAATAAAAAAAACCTACAAATTGTATTGTAAGGCTATGATGTGTTTCTAGAATCGTATTTAAAAATAATCTGCTCTTACATAGAGATTATCATTTCCCGAACCATATGTTCCACGTACAGATTGGCCGCTGGAACATCCAATCAATGCAATGATATCTAATCTATAAGTACCTGTGGGAAGGGTTAGCATTGGGTTTGAGGCACTATGGTAATTTCCTGTTAAGTTTGAAGTTGCGGATACCGTATTATTATGCCCTACCGAAGCTAATCCTAAATTATCCTGAATAGTAGTAGCCCCTGTAGAATCT
The sequence above is a segment of the Chryseobacterium sp. MYb264 genome. Coding sequences within it:
- a CDS encoding c-type cytochrome — protein: MKKLFVTGLVSLLIISCSKKENPSVESSSDATDVSTPAPSNLTGEQIIETLDCSGCHSPSERMIGPSYKEIAEKYSEKDIEMLASKIIEGGSGNWGSVPMQPHSQVSKEDAKKMVEYILSQKK
- the rlmF gene encoding 23S rRNA (adenine(1618)-N(6))-methyltransferase RlmF, with the protein product MTTEKSSLHARNLHRDPYDFDLLISCVPELKQYVFENKYGTNTINFSIPKAVKLLNKALLQHFYNVKNWDIPDANLCPPIPGRADYVHYIADLLADQQKEIPVGSSSQGLDIGTGANLVYPLIAHSSYGWKMLGTDINEDSLQNAQQILDKNVDLQSDIQLKKQKNSDYIFKNIIDAKDRFAFTMCNPPFHDSEEAALKGNLRKMKNLNKSKVQKANLNFGGQQSELWCEGGEIAFISNMIQESALFADQVLWFTCLVSKKDNLPRLQKLLTKVKALDIRIIEMAQGQKISRMLAWTFISEAKRKNWFA